From a single Brassica napus cultivar Da-Ae chromosome C9, Da-Ae, whole genome shotgun sequence genomic region:
- the LOC106371532 gene encoding xyloglucan endotransglucosylase/hydrolase protein 22-like — MAHSYFLPLFLSLIVISSVSANFHRDVEITWGDGRGQITNNGELLTLSLDKSSGSGFQSKNEYLFGKIDMQMKLVPGNSAGTVTTLYLKSPGTTWDEIDFEFLGNLSGDPYTLHTNVYTQGKGDKEQQFKLWFDPTADFHTYTILWNPQRIIFTVDGTPIREFKNMESVGTLFPNNQPMRMYSSLWNADDWATRGGLVKTDWSKAPFTASYRGFNQEACVWSNGKSSCPNGSGQGTSGSWLSQELDSTAQERMRWVQKNYMIYNYCTDTKRFPQGLPKECLAA, encoded by the exons ATGGCACACAGTTACTTCCTtcctttgtttctctctcttatAGTCATCTCCTCTGTTTCAGCTAATTTCCATAGAGACGTTGAGATCACTTGGGGAGATGGACGTGGACAGATCACAAACAATGGAGAGCTTCTCACTTTGTCTCTAGACAAATCATCTGGCTCTGGTTTCCAGTCCAAGAACGAGTACTTGTTCGGAAAAATCGACATGCAGATGAAACTCGTCCCTGGTAACTCCGCAGGAACAGTCACAACACTCTAC TTGAAATCACCCGGAACAACATGGGACGAGATTGACTTCGAGTTCTTAGGGAACCTAAGTGGAGATCCTTACACACTTCACACAAATGTCTACACACAAGGCAAAGGAGACAAAGAACAGCAGTTCAAACTCTGGTTCGACCCAACAGCTGATTTCCACACTTACACCATTCTATGGAACCCACAACGAATCATTTTCACAGTCGATGGAACTCCCATTAGAGAATTCAAGAACATGGAATCTGTTGGTACTCTATTTCCCAATAACCAACCAATGAGAATGTATTCTAGTCTCTGGAACGCTGATGATTGGGCCACTAGAGGTGGTTTGGTCAAAACCGATTGGTCTAAAGCTCCTTTCACTGCTTCTTACCGTGGCTTCAACCAAGAAGCTTGTGTTTGGTCAAACGGCAAGTCGTCTTGTCCTAATGGCTCGGGACAGGGGACCAGTGGCTCGTGGCTGTCCCAGGAGCTTGATTCAACGGCCCAAGAAAGGATGAGATGGGTGCAGAAAAACTACATGATCTACAACTATTGCACGGATACGAAGAGATTTCCTCAAGGTCTTCCAAAAGAGTGCTTAGCTGCATAG
- the LOC106400623 gene encoding xyloglucan endotransglucosylase/hydrolase protein 22, producing the protein MAHSYFLPLFLSLIVISSVSANFHRDVEITWGDGRGQITNNGELLTLSLDKSSGSGFQSKNEYLFGKIDMQMKLVPGNSAGTVTTLYLKSPGTTWDEIDFEFLGNLSGDPYTLHTNVYTQGKGDKEQQFKLWFDPTADFHTYTILWNPQRIIFTVDGTPIREFKNMESVGTLFPNNQPMRMYSSLWNADDWATRGGLVKTDWSKAPFTASYRGFNQEACVWSNGKSSCPNGSGQGTTGSWLSQELDSTAQERMRWVQKNYMIYNYCTDTKRFPQGLPKECLAA; encoded by the exons ATGGCACACAGTTACTTCCTtcctttgtttctctctcttatAGTCATCTCCTCTGTTTCAGCTAATTTCCATAGAGACGTTGAGATCACTTGGGGAGATGGACGTGGACAGATCACAAACAATGGAGAGCTTCTCACTTTGTCTCTAGACAAATCATCTGGCTCTGGTTTCCAGTCCAAGAACGAGTACTTGTTCGGAAAAATCGACATGCAGATGAAACTCGTCCCTGGTAACTCCGCAGGAACAGTCACAACACTCTAC TTGAAATCACCCGGAACAACATGGGACGAGATTGACTTCGAGTTCTTAGGGAACCTAAGTGGAGATCCTTACACACTTCACACAAATGTCTACACACAAGGCAAAGGAGACAAAGAACAGCAGTTCAAACTCTGGTTCGACCCAACAGCTGATTTCCACACTTACACCATTCTATGGAACCCACAACGAATCATTTTCACAGTCGATGGAACTCCCATTAGAGAATTCAAGAACATGGAATCTGTTGGTACTCTATTTCCCAATAACCAACCAATGAGAATGTATTCTAGTCTCTGGAACGCTGATGATTGGGCCACTAGAGGTGGTTTGGTCAAAACCGATTGGTCTAAAGCTCCTTTCACTGCTTCTTACCGTGGCTTCAACCAAGAAGCTTGTGTTTGGTCAAACGGCAAGTCGTCTTGTCCTAATGGCTCGGGACAGGGGACCACTGGTTCGTGGCTGTCGCAGGAGCTTGACTCAACGGCTCAAGAAAGGATGAGATGGGTGCAGAAGAACTACATGATCTACAACTATTGCACGGATACGAAGAGATTCCCTCAAGGTCTTCCTAAAGAGTGCTTAGCTGCATAG
- the LOC106397962 gene encoding calmodulin-binding protein 60 B: protein MDRSNHNMNRNKRSLDGNNGDDGDQPERKRPALASVIVEALKVDSLQKLCSSLEPILRRVVSEEVERALAKLGPARLTGSSGSGSGSSPKRIEGPDGRNLRLQFRSRLSLPLFTGGRVEGEQGAAIHVVLIDANTGRAVVYGPEASAKLEVVVLEGDFNNEDDEGWTQEEFESHVVKERQGKRPLLTGDLYVTLKEGVGTLGELVFTDNSSWIRSRKFRLGLRVASGCCDGMRIREAKTEAFIVKDHRGELYKKHYPPALNDDVWRLEKIGKDGAFHKKLNAAGISTVEDFLRTMVRDSARLRTILGSGMSNKMWDALVEHAKTCVLSGKLYIYYAEDSRNVGVVFNNIYELSGLISGDQYYSADSLTESQKVYVDGLVKKAYDNWNLVIEYDGKSLIDMKQPQRSGITQADEANYSTAAINHPMQMAGHSSSVPANQPPVLSDFAIGGYDQTMATRYPLHPQLVVSNPRAQFEVASGATTQDQLMGNLHQGQSSMNNQNMNGMLALGPPQASTSGYQNINSSSVQQANLNPFEDWSNHRERGAEEFFSEEEIRLRSHEMLENEDMQQFLRLFSMGGGGGGGNGSASHLQEDGYTFPSFLHTPMQGYDEDRGRSGRAVVGWLKIKAAMRWGFFIRRKAAERRAQIVELDDDDEE, encoded by the exons ATGGATAGAAGTAATCACAACATGAATAGAAATAAAAGGAGTTTGGATGGTAACAACGGTGATGATGGTGATCAGCCTGAGCGAAAACGTCCTGCTCTTGCTAG TGTGATTGTAGAGGCTCTGAAAGTAGACAGTTTGCAGAAGCTTTGCtcttctttggaacctattCTCCGCCGAGTT GTCAGTGAGGAAGTCGAACGTGCTTTGGCCAAATTAGGCCCTGCTAGGCTTACTGGAAG TTCTGGGTCTGGGTCTGGGTCTTCTCCAAAGCGAATTGAAGGTCCCGATGGCCGGAACTTACGGTTACAGTTCAGGTCTAGGTTATCTCTCCCCTTATTCACAGGAGGAAGAGTTGAAGGAGAGCAGGGTGCTGCAATCCATGTCGTCTTGATTGATGCCAACACTGGGCGCGCCGTGGTATATGGTCCAGAGGCTTCTGCAAAGCTTGAGGTTGTTGTGCTTGAGGGTGACTTCAacaatgaagatgatgaaggcTGGACACAGGAAGAATTTGAAAGCCATGTCGTGAAAGAGCGTCAAGGGAAGAGGCCGTTGCTGACTGGAGATTTGTATGTTACTCTCAAGGAAGGGGTTGGAACTTTGGGCGAACTGGTTTTCACCGATAACTCGAGTTGGATTCGGAGTAGGAAGTTCAGGCTTGGTTTGAGGGTTGCTTCTGGGTGTTGTGATGGCATGCGCATACGTGAGGCAAAGACTGAAGCTTTCATTGTTAAAGATCACAGGGGAGAAT TGTACAAGAAGCATTATCCACCTGCTCTGAATGATGATGTGTGGAGACTGGAGAAGATTGGTAAGGATGGTGCATTCCATAAGAAGCTTAATGCTGCAGGAATATCCACTGTAGAAGACTTTCTGAGAACAATGGTCAGAGATTCTGCAAGATTACGTACT ATTCTCGGAAGTGGAATGTCAAACAAAATGTGGGATGCACTAGTAGAGCACGCCAAGACGTGTGTCCTGAGCGGTAAGCTTTATATCTACTATGCTGAGGATTCGAGGAATGTCGGCGTTGTGTTCAATAATATCTATGAGCTAAGTGGTCTCATTTCCGGAGACCAATACTACTCTGCTGATTCTCTTACTGAAAGCCAAAAG GTATATGTTGATGGGCTGGTGAAGAAAGCATATGACAACTGGAACTTAGTCATAGAGTATGATGGAAAATCTCTCATAGACATGAAGCAGCCTCAGAGATCGGGTATTACTCAAGCTGATGAGGCTAATTACTCAACTGCTGCCATTAACCATCCAATGCAGATGGCAGGGCATTCATCCTCAGTGCCGGCTAATCAACCTCCAGTGCTTTCTGATTTTGCTATTGGAG GGTATGATCAAACTATGGCGACAAGGTATCCTCTGCATCCTCAGCTTGTAGTCTCCAACCCGAGAGCACAATTTGAGGTTGCTTCCGGCGCAACAACTCAGGATCAGCTCATGGGAAATCTACATCAAGGTCAAAGCTCCATGAACAATCAAAACATGAACGGTATGCTTGCTCTCGGTCCTCCACAGGCATCCACGAGTGGATACCAAAACATCAACTCTTCTTCAGTCCAACAGGCAAATCTCAATCCTTTTGAAGACTGGTCGAACCACCGCGAGAGAGGAGCGGAAGAGTTCTTCTCAGAGGAAGAGATCCGTCTGAGAAGCCACGAAATGCTGGAAAACGAGGACATGCAACAGTTCCTCCGCCTATTCAGCATGGGAGGAGGAGGGGGAGGAGGTAATGGCTCTGCTTCACATTTGCAGGAAGATGGGTATACTTTCCCGTCGTTTCTACACACGCCTATGCAGGGTTATGATGAAGACCGTGGTCGATCAGGCAGAGCTGTTGTTGGGTGGCTTAAGATAAAGGCAGCAATGAGATGGGGTTTCTTCATCAGGAGGAAAGCTGCTGAGAGGCGTGCACAGATTGTAGAGCTGGATGATGATGACGAAGAATAG
- the LOC125593003 gene encoding bifunctional dethiobiotin synthetase/7,8-diamino-pelargonic acid aminotransferase, mitochondrial-like encodes MSPVTATLLRHRLRHLRHQIRLNSTSVSPPPPHFNLPLNHPTYLIWSANTSLGKTLVSTGIAASFLLQQPSSSPPAAHSTKLLYLKPIQTGFPTDSDSRFVFSKLDSLSLRRRIPLSISNSVLRSSLPVAESMRRSLKVSESGMCDLNFSEEKTVTGAPELLCKTLYAWDAAISPHLAAEREHATVEDSVVLKMVEQEMECGSQTNVLCLVETAGGVASPGPSGTLQCDLYRPFRLPGILVGDGRLGGISGTISAYESLKLRGYDVAAVVFEDHGLVNEVPLNSYLRNKVPVLVLPPVPKDPSDDLIEWFVESDGVFKALKEVMVSVYLERVERLNGMAKQAGEVFWWPFTQHKLVPEDNVTVIDSRCGENFSIYKASGDNSITQQFDACASWWTQGPDPAFQAELAREMGYTAARFGHIMFPENVYEPALKCAELLLDGVGKGWASRVYFSDNGSTAIEISLKMAFRKFCVDHETLLSLSEDAEEKKHVDVKVLALRGSYHGDTLGAMEAQAPSPYTGFLQQPWYTGRGLFLDPPTVFISNGAWNLSLPESFPQTASEESGTFTTRDEIFDKSRDTSTLATIYSASVSEQLQEYSESSQSAHVGALIIEPVIHGAGGMHMVDPLFQRVLVNECRNRKIPVIFDEVFTGFWRLGVETTADLLGCKPDIACFAKLLTGGMIPLAVTLATDAVFDSFSGDSKLKALLHGHSYSAHAMGCATAAKAIEWFKDPETNHNIDSQRGTLRELWDEELVLQISSHCAVERVVVLGTLFALELKVDASNSGYASLYAKSLLEMLREDGIFTRPLGNVVYLMSGPCTSPEICHRLLAKLLKRLGEFNRA; translated from the exons ATGTCGCCGGTAACAGCCACACTCCTCCGCCACCGTCTCCGCCACTTACGCCACCAGATCAGGCTCAACTCCACCTCcgtttctcctcctcctccccatttcaatctccccctcaacCACCCTACCTACTTAATCTGGTCGGCCAACACTTCCCTCGGCAAAACCCTCGTCTCCACCGGCATCGCCGCCTCCTTCCTCCTCCAACAACCTTCCTCCTCTCCCCCCGCCGCACATTCCACAAAACTCCTCTACTTGAAACCTATCCAGACCGGCTTCCCTACCGACTCCGACTCTCGCTTCGTCTTCTCCAAGCTCGACTCCCTCTCCCTCCGTCGCCGGATTCCTCTCTCCATCTCCAACTCCGTCCTCCGTTCCTCGCTCCCCGTAGCGGAATCCATGAGGCGGAGCCTCAAAGTCAGCGAGAGCGGGATGTGCGATCTGAACTTCTCCGAGGAGAAGACTGTCACCGGCGCGCCGGAGCTTCTGTGCAAGACGCTGTATGCCTGGGACGCTGCTATCTCTCCACATTTAGCGGCGGAGAGGGAACACGCAACGGTTGAGGACTCCGTCGTGTTAAAGATGGTGGAGCAAGAGATGGAATGTGGAAGTCAAACAAATGTTCTATGTTTGGTGGAGACAGCCGGTGGAGTTGCTAGTCCGGGACCGTCGGGGACTCTTCAGTGCGATCTCTACAG GCCTTTTAGATTACCTGGGATTCTCGTCGGAGACGGTAGGCTCGGTGGTATCTCCGGAACTATTTCTGCTTATGAGAGTCTAAAACTTCGAGGATACGACGTTGCTGCTGTTGTTTTTGAGGATCACGGACTTGTTAATGAAGTTCCGTTAAATTCATATCTAAGAAACAA GGTGCCTGTGCTTGTGCTTCCACCTGTTCCCAAGGACCCTTCGGATGATCTTATTGAATGGTTTGTTGAATCCGATGGTGTGTTTAAGGCTTTGAAGGAGGTAATGGTATCAGTTTATTTGGAGAGAGTGGAGAGGTTAAACGGCATGGCGAAGCAAGCAGGGGAGGTTTTCTGGTGGCCGTTTACTCAGCATAAACTTGTGCCTGAAGACAATGTGACGGTCATAGACTCCCGATGTGGTGAAAACTTTTCAATATACAAG GCTTCCGGTGACAATTCTATTACCCAGCAATTTGACGCTTGTGCAAGCTGGTGGACACAGGGGCCAGATCCTGCTTTCCAG GCTGAGCTTGCTAGAGAGATGGGTTACACTGCTGCTAGGTTCGGGCATATTATGTTCCCGGAGAATGTATATGAACCTGCCTTGAAATGTGCTGAGCTCTTATTAGATGGAGTGGGAAAAG GCTGGGCTTCTCGAGTATACTTCTCGGATAATGGATCCACAGCAATCGAAATTTCCCTGAAGATGGCATTTCGTAAGTTCTGTGTTGATCATGAGACCCTATTGAGTCTTTCTGAGGATGCGGAAGAGAAGAAGCATGTTGATGTTAAG GTCCTAGCTCTTCGAGGGTCTTACCATGGGGATACTTTAGGAGCGATGGAAGCACAAGCACCATCACCTTACACAGGCTTTCTCCAGCAGCCATG GTATACTGGAAGAGGCCTGTTTCTGGACCCTCCTACTGTCTTTATCTCCAATGGAGCATGGAATCTCTCTCTCCCTGAAAGTTTTCCTCAAACTGCTTCGGAAGAATCTGGAA CCTTCACCACTCGTGATGAGATATTTGACAAGAGTAGAGACACATCAACTCTTGCGACAATCTATTCAGCATCCGTGTCAGAGCAGTTACAAGAGTATTCCGAAAGTTCACAATCCGCCCACGTTGGAGCACTGATAATAGAACCAG TGATTCATGGTGCTGGGGGAATGCACATGGTTGATCCGCTTTTCCAACGAGTTCTGGTCAATGAGTGCCGTAATAGAAAAATTCCAGTAATTTTCGATGAAGTGTTCACAGGTTTCTGGCGTCTTGGAGTAGAG ACTACTGCTGACCTTCTCGGTTGCAAACCGGACATAGCTTGCTTCGCCAAATTGCTGACTGGTGGAATGATTCCTTTGGCTGTCACTCTTGCCACAGATGCTGTATTCGATTCATTCTCTGGAGATTCAAAG CTTAAAGCCCTGCTTCATGGTCACTCATACTCAGCTCATGCTATGGGTTGCGCAACCGCAGCTAAAGCCATCGAATGGTTCAAAGATCCAGAGACTAACCATAACATCGATTCACAAAGAGGAACCTTAAGAGAG CTGTGGGACGAAGAACTGGTGCTACAAATATCATCCCACTGTGCAGTTGAAAGGGTGGTTGTATTAGGAACCCTTTTCGCTCTAGAACTTAAAGTAGATGCTTCCAATTCCGG GTATGCTTCCTTGTACGCAAAGTCCCTTCTAGAGATGCTCCGGGAAGACGGTATTTTCACGCGCCCTCTGGGAAACGTTGTATACCTCATGAGTGGCCCTTGCACGTCGCCGGAGATTTGCCACCGGTTGCTCGCTAAGCTTCTCAAAAGGCTCGGAGAATTCAATAGAGCATAA